Proteins encoded within one genomic window of Parambassis ranga unplaced genomic scaffold, fParRan2.1 scaffold_143_arrow_ctg1, whole genome shotgun sequence:
- the LOC114429496 gene encoding coiled-coil domain-containing protein 39-like has protein sequence MEIMSGVLDPVLAEVGWDSRYAVPELNAENKALLEEICRKERERTQLEDKLEKNKEQKKNMANYLKNIKEELENTEALCEAKEREIELEKHLTALAERETSRLTQDTAKMENELSSLGERKNTLENNIFKAKQKLEEFRQQMNWDQQTMDCFLEESAGKYEDTMAINKYAQQDEQRIKSLILVIEKKSVEANEKLKALDKEKTETKLAQLALDKVTENLQQAHLETQQLTHLWENTIKYMKQQDAEMQQCALQLAQANQKLREKKAAIAEKKHLMEIQRDNRKETERKSAVANKQAVKLRQELKGQESDSGRLQDELKSCKGNLERKTSDVKMLTSHISTMKKDIQDYNDKLKEAKIHNAALEEKLKVVTQTALSEEERAAQMEQFLRDEEQASKELDIQLRDYNSELSHHREHLQAVRMKKEASAAQVSRSKSTIVRLHNQLKKQEEEITRQQTILRQVDSRNNALNKKLERLRGDDIPSDAKQMLDVKIAELTKHLEEKKTTAKMLTDMLKESETHIRCQKKEMEKSAAQKKDLTDKVEELNLFCSTCEKDLKKVRQRKQDSMVEHKFMKLEVERMRDLLYNKADGVLSLEKRKLNLQKAMKEREDEIKVYKEMLSQQLKLGEQERQRLSAELNEKLSKIETLKKRFEVVTLTKAGPEAEGEHSQAYYITKVAQEKGELKQKGDELDAKIHKLELENSALENTNQLFSNSNSVYRKSFNKAEESSPDYQEKLKLEEQLRAAEVKLKDNKRQIQELQQDMQERNKTLQNLQQEEQEEGEKMRINQTLLEKLNKDITVQKEKIDRATKQCSKLTKQIRSAKKTKSETLEEKDIKVTEMKEFNKVIDKMLNEAMEKNPDVRPALEKYFLQDNLSLPPPPSTPSTQRSFRTNSARSSTTSRPPASSASSRGASAPQPPTVKMVGLDLNLPVTSSPLTTSRRSSSGSSTKSGSSTKRNL, from the exons ATGGAAATTATGTCTGGAGTTCTCGACCCAGTTTTGGCTGAAGTGGGGTGGGATAGCCGTTATGCTGTCCCCGAGCTcaacgctgaaaacaaagccttactggaggag atttgtagaaaagagagagagcggacacaactggaagacaaactggagaaaaacaaggaacaaaagaagaacatggccaattacctaaagaatattaaagaagagctggaaaacactgag GCTTTGTGtgaggcaaaggagagagagatagagttagagaaacacctgacagccCTCGCGGAGAGAGAAACCAGCCGCCTGACTCAGGACACAGCTAAGATGGAGAATGAGCTCAGCTCcttaggagagaggaaaaacacgctggag aacaacattttcaaggccaaacagaagctggaggagttcaggcagcagatgaactgggaccagcagacaatggattgctttttggaggagtcagcaggcaaatatgaggacacgatggccatcaacaaatacgctcagcaagatgagcagaggatcaag tcgctcattctggtgatagagaagaagtctgtggaggccaatgaaaagctcaaagcactcgataaagagaagactgagacaaaattagcccag cttgcattggataaggtgacagagaatctgcagcaggctcacctggagacacagcagcttacccacctgtgggaaaacactatcaagtacatgaagcaacaggatgctgagatgcagcagtgtgcactg cAACTTGCCCAAGCCAACCAGAAGCTGAGGGAAAAGAAGGCCGCcattgcagagaagaagcacctgatggagatccagagggacaacaggaaagaaaccgagaggaagtcagcggtggccaacaaacaggcagtaaaaCTGCGGCAGGAGCTGAAGGGGCAGGAGAGTGACAgtggcaggctgcaggatgag ctgaaaagctgcaaagGCAACCTAGAGAGAAAAACCTctgatgtgaagatgctgacgtcccacatatccacgatgaagaaggacatccaggactacaatgacaa actgaaggaagccaagatccacaatgctgcgctggaggagaaactgaaggttGTGACTCAGACTGCcctcagtgaggaggagagagcagcacagatggagcAGTTCCTCAGAGATGAGGAGCAGGCCAGTAAG GAGTTGGACATCCAGCTGCGTGACTACAACTCAGAGCTGTCTCACCATAGAGAGCACCTGCAGGCTGTCAGGATGAAAAAGGAGGCTTCTGCTGCGCAAGTTTCAAGGAGTAAATCCACCATTGTGCGCCTGCATAACCAGctcaaaaaacaggaggaggaaattaCAAGGCAGCAGACCATCTTGAGACAAGTG GACAGTCGGAACAATGCACTGAATAAAAAACTGGAACGCCTGCGAGGAGATGACATTCCATCAGATGCAAAACAAATGCTGGATGTGAAGATTGCTGAGCTGACCAAACacctagaggagaaaaaaaccacAGCTAAGATGCTCACTGACATGCTCAAAGagtctgag ACTCATATTCGCTGccagaagaaggagatggagaagTCAGCAGCTCAGAAGAAAGATTTGACCGACAAAGTGGAGGAGCTCAACTTGTTCTGTAGTACCTGTGAGAAGGACCTGAAGAAAgtccgacagaggaaacag gacagcatggtggagcacaagtttatgaagctagaggtggagcgtatgagggatctgctgtacaacaaggcagatggcgtgctgtctttggagaagaggaagctgaacctgcagaaagctatgaaagagagggaggatgagatcaaagtgtacaaagaaatgctcagccagcagctgaagctcggtgaacaggagaggcagagactcag TGCTGAACTCAATGAGAAACTGTCCAAGATTGAAACTTTGAAGAAACGTTTTGAGGTTGTGACCCTGACCAAGGCAGGTCCTGAGGCGGAGGGGGAGCACTCACAGGCTTACTACATCACTAAG gttgcacaagagaaaggggaacttaagcagaagggtgatgagctggatgctaaaatccacaagctggagctggaaaacagcgctctggagaacaccaaccagctgttcagcaactctaactctgtataccgcaaatctttcaacaaagctgaagaatcca gtccggactatcaggagaagttgaagctggaggagcagctgagagctgctgaagtgaagctgaaggataacaaacgacagatccaggagctccaacaggacatgcag gaaaggaacaagACTCTGCAGAACCTGCAAcaagaggagcaagaggagggagaaaagatgagaataaatcagacactcctggagaaactgaacaaagacatcactgttcagaaggagaaaatcgacagagccacaaaacag tgctccAAGCTGACCAAACAGATCCGCTCAGCCAAAAAAACCAAGAGTGAGACTTTGGAAGAGAaggacattaaagtgacagagatgaaggaatttaacaaggttattgacaagatgctgaatgaggccatggagaaaaacccagacgtcagaccggcgctggagaaatacttcctgcag gacaatctgtctcttccacctcctccttcaactccttccacccagcggagcttcaggacaaactctgcccgcagctcgaccacttccag acctcctgcatcctcagccagcagccgtggagcctctgctccacagccccccacagtgaagatggtgggactggacttgaaTCTGCCTgtgacctcctctcctctcaccaccTCCAGACGTTCCAGCTCAgggagcagcacaaagagcggcagcagcacaaagaggaacCTGTAG